In the Sorghum bicolor cultivar BTx623 chromosome 4, Sorghum_bicolor_NCBIv3, whole genome shotgun sequence genome, CAGCTGCATGCACTAGCAAGCTACAAAGGCAATGCAGACACATTTATCTACACAGATGTTCCATCTGTTGGAGCAGCAAAGAACCACCTTTACAGAGAGGACATTCCACAGGCACAAGCAAAACTTTGAACCCTGTGGTGCTGCCTGCAGAAGCATTGCATCTTCCACATTCTTGCAGTCCCAGCAGCTCAATCCCCATCCAAACTGCTGCTTCCATGATCATCACAACCATACATTGCCATCTCGTGCCTGAGTAGCCCAAGCATCTGGCCAATCTCCTCGGCCTGCGGATGGGACCGATCACTCGACACGAACTCGTGCACGTCGCCGTCGATCTCCACGATGCTGTGCCCCGGCCGTTTCTTCACCCCGCGCGCTTTCATCAGGCTTCGGACCTTCCCCGCGCCGTCCCACTTCCCGACGGCCGCGTAGATGTTGGAAAGCAGCACGTAGTTGGCATCGCCGCCGGGGTCCAGCTCGAAGAGGTGCTGCATGAGCTGCTCGGCCATGTCCAGGTCGCCGTGCATCCGGCAGCCCGCGAGGAGTGCCCCGAGCACCACTTCGTTGGGTCGCATCGGCATCGTCTCCACCACGTGCATCGCCTCGTCCAGGCGCCCGGCACGACCAAGCAGGTCGACCACGCACCCGTAGTGCTCCATCCGCGCGGCTATACCATACTCTGTCGTCATGAGATCATAGTACCTCAGGCCGTGCTCGGTGAGACCGGCGTGGCTGCAAGCCGTGAGGACGCCGGTGAGCGTCACCGCGTCCGGCTTGAACCCCTGCCTCCGCATCTCCTCGAAGAGCTCGATCGCCTCCGTGCATAAGCCATTGGCTGCGAGTCCGACGATCATCGAGTTCCAGGAGACCACCGTCCGCTTCCTAATGGAGTGGAACACCTGCGCCGCGAGCTTCACCTGTCCGCACCGCGCGTACATGTCGATCAGCGAGTTGGCGACGCGGACATTGCGCTCCAACCCCTGCCTGAGCACGAGCCGGTGCACCCACATCCCGAGCCCGAGCGCGCCTACCTCGGCGCATGCAGATACGACGGCAATCAACGTGACGTAGTCCGGCTCGACGCTGTCCAGCAGCATGGCGCGGAAGCAGTCGATGGCCTCGTCATGGCGCCCGTTCTTGACGAACCCGTCGATGAGCGCCGTCCAGGAGACCTTGTCCGGGCCGGGCATCCCGTCGAACACCTCGAACGCGGCGTCGACGAGGCCGTTGCGCATGAGCCCGGAGACCATGGTGTTGTAGGTGACGACGGAGCGGACCGGCATTGTGTCGAACAGCTGGAGCGCGAGGTGCGGGAGGCGGGACGCGAGGTAGAACCTGGCGAGGCAGGTGGAGAGGAGGAGGTGGGAGGGGAATAGCTTGAGCGCGCGGGCGTGGAGGGTGAGGGCGAGGGGGCGGGCTAGCGGCGAGGATGGGGAGTCGGCGCAGGCGGAGAGGACGGTAAGCAGCGTGACGTCGTTGGGGGCCGGCGCGGCGGGGGAGGAGAGCATAGCGCAGAGAGACGCGGCCGCCGCATGCAGGTCACCCtggcgcgccgcgcgcgcgaTGGTGGACGTCCAGGAGACGACGTCCCGCGGCGCATGGCGGGGTGCGCGTTGGGATTCTTTGGTGGAGCGCGGAGGTGGGCGGAGGGCGAGAGACGGAGCCGCGGGCACAGCCATGTTTCTGCTTATCTTTTGCTGAACACCGCCTGAGCCAACGCGGGAGACCCCTGCCCTGCGGCATCTAGTTCCAGATTTCCAGCCATGTCGtgattaaaaaaaaacattttcaAATTTCAAGACAAACTTGCACATGCCATTTCATATGGACAGTTAAGCATCTACAGAGCCATTGTAGGCCATAGCAAAAATAATTTGGCCACACTCAGTTTTTAACCCCACTTATTCTGAATGAGAGCATTGCACAGACAAGCAAATTCTGCTGAAGAACTGATACACATAATTGATGCTGCAGCAACTCTTTACAGATCTATATCACCGTACATCACTGCTGTACACATAACAAATCCAAATAATGTGTACAGATAAATACATATGATACATTGAGCTTCTGCCTTTACAACATTCATGCATCTGAAGAACTATATGTGCAAGCAAAACTTTCATGTGGGAGTGGATTCCCATGGGAAGAAAAGAACTGCAACTTATGGGATGAGGAGGCCCCTAGATCATGGAGAAGAGaagttccaatcactcttgacAATGCCCTTGCACACAAGAGCCACAAAAAATATGCAATGAAACTGCAGAGACTAATTATATTTATAAGCTTCCTGGTAACAAAAAATTACATTGGCGATATGAAGTCTTGCTCTTGATATAAGTAGCCATGCACATAGGAGCACAACTACAGAACCTGGCCCATCTGATATTTCACTACAAGGAAAGGAAAGATTTTGTTGTCATTCCAATAGCTCTGTCTACATATCTTCGGTGTGAGGATGAAATGAAGCCAAACAAAATAGCTTTCCTCCTTTAATACACTGAAATCCAATTCATGTGGTTCTATTGAACAACAGTGGCTAAAACTGCAAAACCTTTTACACCTTCACAAAATGGGGTTGAGCTTACACCGATAACCACAACCAATCTTCTAAATAATCA is a window encoding:
- the LOC8075208 gene encoding pentatricopeptide repeat-containing protein At1g05750, chloroplastic, whose protein sequence is MAVPAAPSLALRPPPRSTKESQRAPRHAPRDVVSWTSTIARAARQGDLHAAAASLCAMLSSPAAPAPNDVTLLTVLSACADSPSSPLARPLALTLHARALKLFPSHLLLSTCLARFYLASRLPHLALQLFDTMPVRSVVTYNTMVSGLMRNGLVDAAFEVFDGMPGPDKVSWTALIDGFVKNGRHDEAIDCFRAMLLDSVEPDYVTLIAVVSACAEVGALGLGMWVHRLVLRQGLERNVRVANSLIDMYARCGQVKLAAQVFHSIRKRTVVSWNSMIVGLAANGLCTEAIELFEEMRRQGFKPDAVTLTGVLTACSHAGLTEHGLRYYDLMTTEYGIAARMEHYGCVVDLLGRAGRLDEAMHVVETMPMRPNEVVLGALLAGCRMHGDLDMAEQLMQHLFELDPGGDANYVLLSNIYAAVGKWDGAGKVRSLMKARGVKKRPGHSIVEIDGDVHEFVSSDRSHPQAEEIGQMLGLLRHEMAMYGCDDHGSSSLDGD